CAGTTTTTAACGTATCTGGCATTCTAACAGCCATTTTCATTAATTCAGTAGCATCAGCTTCTGGCAAAATAGCTAACATTTGATTGATGTAAGCTTTAACGATGGGCGCGTTAATTTTGGTCGACGTTTCTTCTGAAGTAACTTCGATATATAACGAAAAATCTACTTTACCACGCTCCAGTTCGTGAGCAATTTGGTTGCGTAAACCAAGCTCCATTTCACGGTATGCAGATGGCATACGTGTATTTAAATCTAAACCTTTGCTGTTTAAAGATTTTATTTCGACAGTTATTTTTTTGGTAGCCAATTGTTTAGAAGCTTTACCAAAACCGGTCATTGAATGTATCATATATCTTTCAGAAAAAATAATAGCTACAAAGATAGGTAAAATACTGCTTTATATAATTATTTTATAGTCAGATAATTTTATAAGGATTGTTTTAACGGTTTTAAATTTTGATTCTTGTATCTTTGTACTTTAAATTTAATACTATGAAATTCAATACAAAAGCGATACATGGTGGACAAAAACACGATCCATCTACAGGAGCGGTTATGACTCCAATTTACCAAACATCAACATTTGCACAACAATCGCCAGGAAAACACCAAGGATATGAATATTCTCGTGGTGAAAACCCAACGCGTACTGCTTTAGAAAATGCTTTAGCATCTTTAGAAGGTGGAGTTGCTGGTTTTGCTTTTGGCTCAGGTTTAGCTGCGATTGATGGAGTTTTAAAACTTTTTACTCCGGGCGACGAAATTATTGCGATGGATGATTTATACGGTGGTTCTTACCGTTTATTTACGCGTTTATTCTAAGTACGGTTTAAAATTTCATTTTGTTGATATGACTGATGTTGATGCGGTTGCTGCATTAGTAAACGATAAAACAAAAATGGTTTGGATTGAAACGCCTACAAACCCATTAATGAAGGTGGTTGATATTAAAGCAGTAAACGATGCAGTTAAAGCCAAAAAAGCAGACGTTTTAGTTGCTGTTGATAATACTTTTGCATCACCATACTTACAACGTCCTATTGAATTAGGTGCTGATATTGTAATGCATTCGGCTACAAAATATTTAGGCGGACATTCAGACGTAATTGCGGGTGCAATAGTTGTAAACTCAGAAGCTTTAGCTAAAGATGTACATTTTAATTTATTTGCCACTGGTGGTATTTTAGGTCCACAAGATTCGTATTTAGTTTTACGTGGAATTAAAACATTGGCTGTACGTATGGACCGTCATTGTGCAAATGGTATTAAAGTAGCTCAGTTTTTAGAAAAACATCCTAAAGTAGCCCATGTTTATTACCCAGGATTAGAAAATCATCCACAACATGAAATTGCTAAAAAGCAAATGAAAGATTTTGGTGGTATGGTAACTTTTACTTTAAAATCAGGAAAACAGGAAGATGCATTTAAAATTTTAGAAAATTTACATGTATTTACTTTAGCAGAATCATTAGGTGGGGTAGAATCATTAGCGAATCACCCAACAACAATGACACACGCATCAATTCCGGCAGAAAAACGTGCTGAAATCGGCATTACTGATGATTTAATTCGTTTATCAGTTGGTATTGAAGATATTGATGATTTGTTAGCAGATTTAGAGCAAGCATTGCAATTGATATAAATAAAAAGGCGAGTTTTAAAACTCGCCTTTTTATTATGCTTATATATTAATTTAAATAATAAATGTAACCTACGTTTAACCAAACAACCCAGTCATTTGCTTTGTTTTCTTTATAAATTCTTCTATCAGGATTCATACCATCAACCCAATCCGAAAAATAGTATTGCCAACGTAAATCTAACAGTAAATCAGACATAGTAGATAATTTGTAGCGCGTTCCTACACTAGAAACGATAGAAAATGTACTTCCAGAATCATTAGAAAGAGCTCCGACATATTTAGTAGAAACCACTGCAGGATCATTTAAATCTCCATTTCCATAGTCAGACCAAACTTTTGGCTTGAAGAAATTGTATTGAGCTCCTAAACTTACATATGGTGCAAGTGAACCTACGTTATATGAAAATTCGCGGATCGAAAACGGATAATACTCTAATTGCATACCAAATCCAAATACGGTAGTTTCTCCTTTCATCGCTCTTAACTGTTTAGCGAAAGTTTTATCTCCTTGAACCCACTGTCCTTCATGTTTTAAATTAGTTTTATTAAAATTCAGCTCAGTGCGTATCTTAAAATGATCGTTAAAATAGGTTTCGGGTCTATAACAATTACAATCTGCTGTGTAAGAAAAGTTCATGTAATGAACCAAACCAACTCCAAACCCAGTGTTAGTAAAGTTGTTTTTAGAATTGTTTCTTTGTCCAAAATCAGATCTAAAGTTTACAGGACCTGCTATGACACCAATTTCGTGCGAAAAGTTAGCTTGCGCATTTGCTGGAAAAATTGTTCCCAATACAAATAAAAATAGAAATAGATTTTTTCTAGACATTACTAATTATCATTTAGTCAGTTAGGTTAAAAGCATAAAACGATTCAAAACAAATTGTTAAATGTTACAAATCATTTCAATATAAAACAGTTAAAAAAAGAATTTATTGTATTTGTATGCTAAAAGTATTATGCCTCAAAGATATAAATAATTGATTTATAATACCTATTTTATTGATTAGCCTAATTTTTTAAATCTATTTCTTGACTACTGGTTTACATTGTAAATAAATTACAAACGGTTAAATTATAGTAATATTTTCTTTTCTTACTAAAATGCACTAAAAATTCGACAAAAGGTGTTTTTTAGCCCATGAAAATGCGTTTCTAAAGTATAAAAAAGTTGTGTTTAGCTTTTTTTAGGATTTAAAAACTTTTGTTGGCTTTTTATTTTCATCCAACGCAACAAATGAGAATTGACCTTTTACAGCTAAGTAACGCACGTTTTCATACATCTGTTCTACGTAAATTTCAACATCAACTTTTAAACTGGTGTTTCCAACATTTATAACTTTTCCTACTAATTCCACAATTGTTCCAGCAGGAATTGGTTTGTTAAAATCTATACGATCTGAAGATACGGTTACCATGGTTTGACGTGAAAAACGTGTTGCTGTAATAAAGGCAACTTCATCCATCATGTGCATAGCAGTACCACCAAATAAGGTTTCGTAATGATTTGTAGTTCCCGGAAACACGGCTTTAAAAATGCGTGTTTCCGAGTTTTTTATTCTTTCTTCTAAAGTCATTTGTTCAATTATTTTTAAGCTTCGCAGCTGGTGCAAGTTACTAAATTGGTAACAAATTCTTTAGATACGCTTTGACTACGTTGGTAATATAAAGTTTTAACACCTAATTTCCATGCTTCAATCATTAAGCGGTTAACTTCTTTAACCGGAACGTTTGCTGGAATATTAAGATTTAAACTTTGTGCTTGGTCAATATATTTTTGACGGATAGATGCTTGTAAAACAATTTCGTACTGACTGATTTCTTTAAACGTTTTAAAAACATCTTTTTCATCTTGAGTTAAAATGCTTAAATGCTGCACGCTACCGTGATTTAACATAATGCTACGCCAAGTTTCTTCGTTATCAACTCCTTTTTCTTCAAGCAAAGCTTTTAAATATTTGTTTTTACGCATAAAGTTACCTTTAGCTAACCCTGCTTTGTAATAGTTGCTGCTGTACGGTTCGATTCCGGGTGATGTTTGTCCTAAAATAGCTGATGATGATGTAGTAGGAGCAATAGCCATTAAGGTTGTGTTGCGTAATCCGTAACCTTTTAAAACTTCAGGTTCACCATAAATGCGAGCTAAATCTTGAGATGCTTTTACGGCTTTTTCTTGAATGTTTCCGAAAATTTTATTGGTTAACATTTTTGCATCCAAACTTTCAAAAGCAATTTTATTTTTTTGTAAATACGAATGCCATCCCATAACGCCTAAACCAAGTGCACGGTGATTTTTAGCAAATGTATTTGCCGATTTTAAGTAATAGTTATCTTCTGTTTTAGCAATAAATTCTTGTAAAACAGCATCTAAAAAGAAAATAGCTAATTTAACCGCTTCGGTATCTTTCCATTCATCATACAATTCTAAGTTCATAGATGATAAACAACAAATAAAAGATTCTTCTGCCGAAGATGGTAATGCAATTTCAGAACATAAGTTGCTCGAGAAAATTTGCATTTCTTTATCCTTATAAACTTGTGGTTTATTGCGGTTAATATTATCAGTAAAGAAAATATACGGTAAACCTTTTTGTTGGCGGCTTTCTAAAACCTTAGCCCAAATTTCGCGTTTTTCGCGATCGCCATCAACCATATCTTGCATCCAATAATCAGGAACACAAATACCGGTAAATAGGTTTTGGATTGGGCTACCAATGTTTTTAATATCTAAAAATTCTTTAATATCTGAATGATCAATATCTAAATACGCAGCAAATGCACCACGGCGAACACCACCTTGAGAAATGGTATCCATTGCGGTATCAAACAATTTCATAAAGCTTACGGCTCCGCTACTTTTTCCGTTATCGGTTACAGCGCTTCCGCGTTCGCGCAATTCACCAAAATAGCCCGAAGTTCCGCCACCAATTTTGGTTTGCATAATAACTTCGCCTAACTTGTGCGTAATACTTTCTATATTATCTGGTACATAAACGTTAAAGCATGAAATTGGTAAACCGCGTTCGGTACCCATATTTGCCCAAATAGGAGATGATAAGCTCATCCAACCTTTCTCGATCATTTCAATAAATGCTTCGGCCAATTCGGGTTTATATAAGCGTTTTGCAGCTGCATTAGCAATACGTTCAATCGCTTTTTGGGTGGTTTCTCCTTTTAATAAATAACCACGATTTAATATTTGTTCGCTTTCTTCATTAAGCCACCATAATCTTTCCATAAATTAATCTTTCTCTAAAATTAAAATAAATCGTCTGCTGTAATACTTTTGTCGTGTTTGGTATAATCTACCGGGCGTTTGGCAAAGAAATCGTCTAAGCTGTTTGCAAAAATTTCTTCTTCAAACCAAACCATAGGTTGGTAATTGCTTTCGGAAATGTGGAAAATTTTGTTGATTCCGATTTTTACTAAACTTTCGTCAATTCTGAATTTCATGAAGTTTAGTAGGTTTTCTTTAGAAATGGTATCTAATTCACCGTTTTCAAAAATCCAATCTAAAATTTCGGCTTCAATGTTTATTGAATGAACCACGATGTCGTTAATTTCTTGAATGGTTTCGGCATCAAAATAATCAGGAAATTCTTCTCTAATTTTATTGATGATGTAAATGCCGCCGTTTGCGTGAATTTGCTCGTCGATTGATGTCCAAGCAATAATGTTACTCACGTTTTTCATTACGCCTTTAAAACGCGTAAACGATAAAATGATGGCAAATTGACTGAATAGTGATACGTTTTCAATTAAAATCGTAAAAAGAATTAACGATTTTAAGTAATCTTTTTTATTATCTGATTTTGAGTTTTTTAACGCATTAGATAAATATTGAATTCGTTTGGCAATAACCGGAATATCGATTACTTTTTCAAATTCATTATTGTATCCTAAAACTTCTAACAAACGTGAATAAGCTTCAGAATGGCGAAATTCGCACTCGGCAAACGTGCTGCCTAAACCATTAAATTCCGGTTTTGGTAAATGCTTATATAAATCACCCCAAAACGTTTTTACATTTACTTCAATTTGTGCAATAGCTAATAAACTGCGTTTTACAATTTCGCGTTCGTTAGGTGAAAGATGCGAATGAAAATCTTGGATATCGGCAGTGAAATCAATTTCAGAATGTACCCAAAACGAATTGTTGATTGCATTTGTAAATTCTAATATCTCCGGATATTCGAATGGTTTGTAGTTAATACGTTTGTCAAAAATACTCATGATACAATTTTTAGTGATTATGTAGAAGTAAATAACAAGCGCATGCAGATTGAATAGTCAATTTGAAGACGTTTGACATTTACTTTTTGTGCGAAAGCCATGTCAGGCGGTTAGCAAGGTAATCTGACTTTACTTAATACAAAGTATTACAGTTGCGCAACAGTTCGAGATTTGCACTCGATTCCCCTTGATTACTTGTATATTTGTGCAAGTTGAAACCGCTTAATTATGTTTTTTAAAGTAAGCCAAAAAAAATGATAATTAGGTAAATTTACTGTAAAAGTTATTCACAGAGTTCTTAACATTACCTTAAAATAGCATGATTGTTCATACCCAAGCACTTGTTTTATCGGCCCTAAAATACAATGAAAAAAGTTTAATTGTAAAATGTTACACGTTAACAGACGGGGTAAAAACGTATTTTGTACCTAGTGCTTTTTCCTCTAAAAAAAGTCAACAAAAAATAGCTTATTTTCAGCCTTTAAATATTTTAGATATTGTTGCTACGCATAAAAACAAAGGAACTTTAGAGCATTTTAAAGAAATTAGAATTCACACGCCTTATTTTTCTATTCCAACCGATATTAGCAAAAGTACCATTGTGCTTTTTTTGTCTGAAGTTTTAAGCGCCGCTGTGAAAGAAGAAGAACGAAACGAAGGGCTTTTTACTTTTTTAATTACCTCGTTTATGTGGTTAGATGCGCATGACGAGGTTGCAAATTTTCATTTAATTTTTTTAGTAGAACTTTCTAAATATTTAGGAATATTTCCAGATAATAATGAAGATGATTTGCCATTTTTTGATGTGAAGGAAGGCATGTTTGTAAGCCAACAAGGTTTTGAATCGTTAAATGAGTACGAAACCTTGTTGTTTAAAAACCTATTAAACTTGCGTTACGGAGCTGCCCGTAATATTTTTAAAGCTTCAGAAAGGCAAGTGCTTTTAAAAACTTTGGTTGAATATTATTCGTATCATTTAGATGGATTTAGAAGACCAAAATCTTTAGAAATTTTAAAAGATGTTTTTTCATAAAAAAGCCTAAATTTGTTAAAAAAAACAAAAAATATTTATGAAAAAAATTTTAACGCTTAGTTTCTTGCTGATTAGCTTTTTAGGGTTTTCTCAAACAGAAACCGAAACAAATCAACCAAACGTTTCAAGCTCAGTAACAGAAAAGAACGAGTTTAAACCAGGAAAAAACATGCTGAAGCTAAACTTATTGTCATTAACTGTGGGTAATATTTCATTACAATACGAAAGATTACTTACCAAACGTATGGTTGTTAGTTTATCTGCCGGAATTACGCCAGAGCGCGGTATTCCGTTTTATAGCGCGTTTAAAGATGCTTTAGATAATCAAGATACAAAAGATCAGCTTCAAGGTTTAAAATATTCTAATTATGCCATAACGCCAGAAGTGCGTTTTTACTTTGGTAAAGAAAGTTACAAAGGTTTTTATGTAGGTGTTTTTGGACGTTATACTGCTTACGATATTAAATTTCCGCTTTTTTACGATAATGTTTTATCTGGCATTCCTGGTGTTCCGGGGAATTTACTGCCAAAAGAAACAATTAATTTAGATGGAAATATAAAAGCTTTTTCTGGTGGAATTTCATTAGGTGCACAATGGAAATTAAGCAAACGCTTGTATTTAGATTGGTTGGTTGTTGGGCCGCACATTGGTAGTTCTAAAGGAACTTTATCAGGCAACAAAAAACTTACTGCTTTAGAACAGCAAAAAATTAGAGAAGTAATAGATGATTTAGATATTCCGTTATTAAAATACCATGCTGAAGTAAATGAAAACGGTGCTAGAATGCGTTTTGACGGACCTTGGGCTGGAGCGCGAACTTCATTAGCAATTGGATACAGATTTTAACAACAAAAAACAGCTTTTTAGATTTCTAAAAAGCTGTTTTTTGTTTCTTTAAAATACAATATCCCAAGTTCCGGTTGCACGTTCAAGTTCAACCAAGGCAGCTAAGTAATTGTACAACGCTTCGTAATATTCTTCCTGAACTTCATTATGCGTACGTTGCGCATCTAAAACTTCTAGTAAAGATGTATCTCCGCGTTTGTAGCTGTATGTTTTACCGTCTAAAACAGCTTTTGCTTTTTCTAGTAATCCGGTATTAAATGCTTTAACTTGCTCTTGATGCGCAATAAATGTATTATACGCTTGTTGTACTTGCGTACTAACTTCTAATAAAGCCAAATCGTACAAACGTTCGGTTTTTTCGTAATCCATTTTTGCAATTTTCCAATCGTTGTTGCGACGATTAGAAAACTTTAACGGAATTGCAATACCACCACCAACTTTGGTGAAACGTGGCGATTCGGCTTCTTCGTTACGTACAATCGAGTTGTATTCTACATTTACCTTCAACCCTAAATCAATAGCTCGGTTTGCTTTAGCTAATGCTACATTACGTTTAGAAACTTCTTTACTTTGTAGGGCTGCAACCAAATCGCTACGGTTTTCTTGTGCTTGATAAATTAAATATTCAAGGCTAAAACTTTTATCAATTACCGGAAAGTTTTCTATTATATGTTGATACGCTTGCGCCTGAAAATTTCCCATTAATAAATTCAGGTTGATTAATGCATTTTTGTAAGCTGCTTCAGCAACAAACACATCGTTTTTTAAAGTTATTGCTTCAACTTTACTTTGCTTGGCATCAACTTCAGAAATATCACCCAATTTAAATCGAATGCTATCTGATTTAGCCAACTCATTCATGCTTTCGTAAGAATTTATTTTTACTTCTAAAACCTTTTTATTTTGCAAGGCTTCAAAATAAGCTAAGGTTGCATCGGCTCTTAAATTTTTAAAATAATTTAATAAAATAGATTGTGAAAGGGCATATTCGCTTTTTGCTAAATTAATTCGTGCTTTTCTTTTACCGCCCAATTCTAATGTCCATTCTAATTCGCTTTCGTAGCCATAACCCATTTGTTTTTTACGTTCGCCATTGTCAAAATATCCAACAGAAAGTTCTGGATCTTCAAAAGCTCGAGCGCTTAAAATTTCGGCTTCTGCCATAGCAACATCAAATTTCTCGGCAGCATATTCTATATTATTGTTGCGTACCAAATCTATAAAATCAGAATAGGTAAGCGTTTTTTGTTGTTCTACCTGAGCATAAATGGCTGTGAATAATCCGCTTAAAGCCACAAGCATTATTAGGTTAATTTTTTTCATAACTACGATTCTAAATCTTCTTTTTGAGGTAAAAACTCAGCATCATTTCCCCATTTTTTCTCAACCATATAATATAATGCTGGTAAAGCATATAAAGTTAAAATGGTAGAAAATAACAAACCATAAACAATTACGGTTGCTAACGGACGTTGTACGTCAGATCCGATTCCGGTTGCAAGCGATGCAGGTAATAAACCTAAAACGGCTACCGTTGCGGTCATTAATACCGGTCTGAATCGGCCTTTTGCTCCGTTTAATACGGCGTGTAATAAAGTTTGTCCTTCTTTACGTAATTGGTTGATGTACGAAATCATAATCACCCCGTTTTGAATGGCTACCCCAAATAAAGCGATAAAGCCAACTACTGACGATACGTTTAATGTCATACCGCGTACGTTTAGCGCTAACATACCACCAAAAACAGCCAGCGGAACAATGCTAATTAATAGTAAAGCTTGGCGTAGTTTACCAAAAGCACCATATAATAAAATAAACATAATAGAAATGGCCAGCGGAACAATTACGGCCAAACGATCGTACGCGCGGTTTTGATTTTCAAATTGACCGCTCCACTTTATATGGGTTTTGTCGTGATCGTAAGTGATGTTTTTTTCTATTTTATCTTGCGCTTCTTTTAAAAAGGAACCTAAATCGCGGTTGCGTAAATTTAACTTTACGGTTAAATGACGTTTATTCATTTCGCGTGTTATGGTACTTTCGCCGGTGCTGGTTTTAATATCGGTAACTTGAGAAAGCG
This genomic window from Flavobacterium agricola contains:
- a CDS encoding ribonucleotide-diphosphate reductase subunit beta; protein product: MSIFDKRINYKPFEYPEILEFTNAINNSFWVHSEIDFTADIQDFHSHLSPNEREIVKRSLLAIAQIEVNVKTFWGDLYKHLPKPEFNGLGSTFAECEFRHSEAYSRLLEVLGYNNEFEKVIDIPVIAKRIQYLSNALKNSKSDNKKDYLKSLILFTILIENVSLFSQFAIILSFTRFKGVMKNVSNIIAWTSIDEQIHANGGIYIINKIREEFPDYFDAETIQEINDIVVHSINIEAEILDWIFENGELDTISKENLLNFMKFRIDESLVKIGINKIFHISESNYQPMVWFEEEIFANSLDDFFAKRPVDYTKHDKSITADDLF
- a CDS encoding THC0290_0291 family protein is translated as MSRKNLFLFLFVLGTIFPANAQANFSHEIGVIAGPVNFRSDFGQRNNSKNNFTNTGFGVGLVHYMNFSYTADCNCYRPETYFNDHFKIRTELNFNKTNLKHEGQWVQGDKTFAKQLRAMKGETTVFGFGMQLEYYPFSIREFSYNVGSLAPYVSLGAQYNFFKPKVWSDYGNGDLNDPAVVSTKYVGALSNDSGSTFSIVSSVGTRYKLSTMSDLLLDLRWQYYFSDWVDGMNPDRRIYKENKANDWVVWLNVGYIYYLN
- a CDS encoding TolC family protein encodes the protein MKKINLIMLVALSGLFTAIYAQVEQQKTLTYSDFIDLVRNNNIEYAAEKFDVAMAEAEILSARAFEDPELSVGYFDNGERKKQMGYGYESELEWTLELGGKRKARINLAKSEYALSQSILLNYFKNLRADATLAYFEALQNKKVLEVKINSYESMNELAKSDSIRFKLGDISEVDAKQSKVEAITLKNDVFVAEAAYKNALINLNLLMGNFQAQAYQHIIENFPVIDKSFSLEYLIYQAQENRSDLVAALQSKEVSKRNVALAKANRAIDLGLKVNVEYNSIVRNEEAESPRFTKVGGGIAIPLKFSNRRNNDWKIAKMDYEKTERLYDLALLEVSTQVQQAYNTFIAHQEQVKAFNTGLLEKAKAVLDGKTYSYKRGDTSLLEVLDAQRTHNEVQEEYYEALYNYLAALVELERATGTWDIVF
- the recO gene encoding DNA repair protein RecO — encoded protein: MIVHTQALVLSALKYNEKSLIVKCYTLTDGVKTYFVPSAFSSKKSQQKIAYFQPLNILDIVATHKNKGTLEHFKEIRIHTPYFSIPTDISKSTIVLFLSEVLSAAVKEEERNEGLFTFLITSFMWLDAHDEVANFHLIFLVELSKYLGIFPDNNEDDLPFFDVKEGMFVSQQGFESLNEYETLLFKNLLNLRYGAARNIFKASERQVLLKTLVEYYSYHLDGFRRPKSLEILKDVFS
- a CDS encoding DUF3575 domain-containing protein — translated: MKKILTLSFLLISFLGFSQTETETNQPNVSSSVTEKNEFKPGKNMLKLNLLSLTVGNISLQYERLLTKRMVVSLSAGITPERGIPFYSAFKDALDNQDTKDQLQGLKYSNYAITPEVRFYFGKESYKGFYVGVFGRYTAYDIKFPLFYDNVLSGIPGVPGNLLPKETINLDGNIKAFSGGISLGAQWKLSKRLYLDWLVVGPHIGSSKGTLSGNKKLTALEQQKIREVIDDLDIPLLKYHAEVNENGARMRFDGPWAGARTSLAIGYRF
- a CDS encoding acyl-CoA thioesterase yields the protein MTLEERIKNSETRIFKAVFPGTTNHYETLFGGTAMHMMDEVAFITATRFSRQTMVTVSSDRIDFNKPIPAGTIVELVGKVINVGNTSLKVDVEIYVEQMYENVRYLAVKGQFSFVALDENKKPTKVFKS
- a CDS encoding ribonucleoside-diphosphate reductase subunit alpha; its protein translation is MERLWWLNEESEQILNRGYLLKGETTQKAIERIANAAAKRLYKPELAEAFIEMIEKGWMSLSSPIWANMGTERGLPISCFNVYVPDNIESITHKLGEVIMQTKIGGGTSGYFGELRERGSAVTDNGKSSGAVSFMKLFDTAMDTISQGGVRRGAFAAYLDIDHSDIKEFLDIKNIGSPIQNLFTGICVPDYWMQDMVDGDREKREIWAKVLESRQQKGLPYIFFTDNINRNKPQVYKDKEMQIFSSNLCSEIALPSSAEESFICCLSSMNLELYDEWKDTEAVKLAIFFLDAVLQEFIAKTEDNYYLKSANTFAKNHRALGLGVMGWHSYLQKNKIAFESLDAKMLTNKIFGNIQEKAVKASQDLARIYGEPEVLKGYGLRNTTLMAIAPTTSSSAILGQTSPGIEPYSSNYYKAGLAKGNFMRKNKYLKALLEEKGVDNEETWRSIMLNHGSVQHLSILTQDEKDVFKTFKEISQYEIVLQASIRQKYIDQAQSLNLNIPANVPVKEVNRLMIEAWKLGVKTLYYQRSQSVSKEFVTNLVTCTSCEA